A single genomic interval of Sceloporus undulatus isolate JIND9_A2432 ecotype Alabama chromosome 2, SceUnd_v1.1, whole genome shotgun sequence harbors:
- the MED7 gene encoding mediator of RNA polymerase II transcription subunit 7, which yields MGEPQQVSALPPPPMQYIKEYTDENIRKGLAPKPPPPIKDSYMMFGNQFQCDDLIIRPLESQGIERLHPMQFDHKKELRKLNMSILINFLDLLDILIRSPGSIKREEKLEDLKLLFVHVHHLINEYRPHQARETLRVMMEVQKRQRLETAERFQKHLERVVEMIQNCLASLPDDLPHSDDAMRIKTEPMDLEDGINCIGQNEQQRTCSSVKKDQILDKDATISGIIDEMT from the coding sequence ATGGGTGAACCTCAGCAagtgagtgccctccctccgcctccgatGCAGTACATTAAAGAGTATACTGATGAGAACATCCGCAAAGGTCTCGCTCCCAAGCCTCCGCCGCCGATTAAAGATAGCTACATGATGTTTGGAAACCAGTTCCAATGTGACGACCTCATTATCCGGCCTTTGGAAAGCCAAGGTATTGAACGGCTGCATCCCATGCAGTTCGATCATAAGAAGGAACTGaggaagctcaacatgtctattCTGATCAACTTCTTGGACCTCTTGGATATATTGATAAGAAGCCCAGGCAGCATAAAACGGGAAGAGAAGCTAGAAGACTTAAAACTGCTTTTTGTCCATGTGCATCATCTTATAAACGAATATCGCCCCCACCAAGCAAGGGAGACGCTGAGAGTCATGATGGAAGTGCAGAAGCGCCAGCGCCTGGAAACTGCTGAGAGGTTTCAGAAGCATTTGGAGCGGGTTGTTGAAATGATCCAGAACTGCCTGGCCTCTCTGCCTGACGATTTACCTCACTCAGACGACGCAATGAGGATAAAAACCGAACCCATGGACCTTGAGGATGGCATAAACTGCATTGGACAGAATGAGCAGCAGAGAACTTGCTCTAGTGTCAAAAAGGATCAGATTTTGGATAAAGATGCTACCATCAGCGGCATTATTGATGAAATGACATGA